A single region of the Lactobacillus isalae genome encodes:
- a CDS encoding Rpn family recombination-promoting nuclease/putative transposase, producing the protein MQTTDQDDIGRRMRYYLSRIDLRYTLNKGKTYRNLKDAFIIFLCNFKPKKDDKFYESYHTYSDQDRSKQLQDGVTKIIINSQVSAEGQSEDLKALAKLMNNEPVRLNKHFDYAQKRIKEINEDPEMREKIMLYETRMLEREQAAGKAGYEQGMRHGVEQGKIDSAKIILENQLNNGNTLEQATEFVKNLKLISDKELEKLVAMYK; encoded by the coding sequence ATGCAAACAACGGACCAAGATGATATTGGTAGACGAATGCGTTACTATCTTTCAAGGATTGATTTACGCTATACTTTAAATAAGGGTAAGACTTATCGAAATTTGAAAGACGCCTTTATTATTTTTCTCTGTAACTTTAAGCCTAAGAAAGATGATAAATTTTATGAGTCGTACCATACTTACTCTGATCAAGATAGGTCGAAACAATTGCAGGATGGCGTGACAAAGATTATCATTAATTCACAAGTTTCAGCTGAGGGACAAAGTGAAGATTTAAAAGCCCTGGCTAAGCTAATGAATAATGAGCCAGTTAGATTAAATAAGCATTTCGATTACGCACAAAAAAGAATCAAAGAAATCAACGAAGATCCAGAAATGAGGGAAAAGATTATGCTTTACGAAACAAGAATGCTAGAACGTGAACAGGCTGCTGGGAAAGCAGGATATGAGCAAGGAATGAGACATGGCGTAGAGCAAGGAAAAATCGATTCTGCCAAAATTATTCTCGAAAATCAACTGAATAATGGCAACACATTAGAGCAAGCTACGGAATTTGTAAAAAATTTGAAACTGATTTCTGATAAAGAGTTAGAAAAACTCGTTGCTATGTATAAATAA
- a CDS encoding DUF4767 domain-containing protein, translating to MNKFCPHCGKPIKPMDSFCPHCGRSVIYSNSEMPKRSEIHSNRLKSKKRNIIIGSIIAAFILIFGGWGLYQHGRNSTNSTVIGGNGKLTSAEIKKIPSKQLAAWAILYADKKYGKKWGEAADDLGSGHLTIESYSKYRFGDYEISATDGSRLYVINDQVGYLVSKDNKEITYVGNKSSYSNRSVLNQIYPEIKSENTEKNVNIWNDNLSIVTGKSDEKANDQNSKTSTKSKKTTSEDKLWSSTQNDELISYMDEFGDKMHQSYEHYTGSGSLTTAAGQEYPNWLSQGRFKLSSGDRDSRDPEDMSSINLKWNPQVDKEEDEDDTYNVVAIFNYNGKSAEQHITYLFCFYHGEPVALVDQTTNGDYTIVHATANKDLTSHFEEIVEKD from the coding sequence ATGAATAAGTTTTGTCCCCACTGTGGGAAACCAATTAAGCCTATGGATAGTTTCTGTCCACATTGTGGAAGGTCAGTTATATATTCCAATTCTGAGATGCCTAAAAGAAGTGAAATTCACAGCAATAGATTAAAATCCAAAAAAAGAAATATTATTATTGGATCAATTATCGCCGCATTTATCCTTATTTTTGGTGGCTGGGGATTGTATCAACATGGTCGAAATTCGACTAATAGCACTGTGATTGGTGGTAATGGAAAATTAACTAGTGCTGAGATTAAAAAGATTCCAAGTAAGCAACTAGCTGCTTGGGCAATCCTTTATGCCGATAAAAAATATGGCAAAAAATGGGGAGAAGCAGCTGATGATTTAGGAAGCGGTCACTTAACAATAGAAAGTTATTCAAAATATCGTTTTGGAGATTATGAGATCAGTGCTACTGACGGAAGTAGATTATATGTTATAAATGATCAGGTTGGCTATTTAGTTTCTAAGGATAACAAAGAGATAACTTATGTTGGAAATAAGTCTAGTTACAGTAATAGAAGTGTTTTAAACCAGATCTATCCAGAAATTAAATCTGAAAACACGGAGAAAAATGTAAATATTTGGAATGATAATCTATCGATTGTTACTGGTAAGTCGGATGAAAAAGCTAATGATCAGAATTCTAAAACTAGTACAAAATCTAAGAAGACTACATCTGAAGATAAATTATGGTCAAGTACTCAAAATGATGAACTAATTAGTTACATGGATGAATTTGGCGACAAAATGCATCAATCGTATGAGCACTATACTGGTAGTGGCAGCTTGACAACTGCGGCCGGACAAGAATATCCGAATTGGCTATCTCAAGGACGTTTTAAGTTAAGCTCGGGTGACCGCGATAGTCGTGATCCTGAAGATATGAGCAGTATTAATTTGAAGTGGAATCCGCAAGTAGATAAAGAGGAAGATGAGGACGATACATATAATGTAGTTGCTATCTTTAACTATAATGGGAAGAGTGCGGAGCAACATATTACGTATCTATTTTGCTTTTATCATGGGGAGCCTGTTGCTTTGGTTGATCAGACGACAAATGGTGATTATACAATTGTTCATGCAACGGCTAACAAAGACCTAACTTCTCACTTTGAAGAAATTGTGGAGAAGGATTAA
- a CDS encoding lipocalin/fatty acid-binding family protein, whose translation MKKIIIGCLMLGTIAFTLTACQSQAMTGKDKTSQVKISKRDKGKTAYAIVGSYVDNKDKAALVLNSDHTGRYVYVDPKNPDTDDQLTWKKIDATTYRIKLNDSDVTSDLTAKVENNELNLSGDDNWNTENFKKSSKKINLDDFLAQRGQSKGQESESNSTSKESNDSTSSSIPGDDGLFNMPSELLGTWYVADYIDGSVNEVTIKKNVISGEDSGEHFTQKLHKMKKDFDFTSYVQGHSSYHDVTKDWARVVVLSENGERKINVRAWLQGAGDGEYYNLATEHGQTVLVEGGGAEAWVDGIGWRSRADAEKYAKEKFNDLHYREDMTSGDNEDE comes from the coding sequence ATGAAGAAAATAATAATTGGATGTTTAATGCTAGGAACAATTGCTTTTACCTTGACTGCTTGTCAAAGTCAAGCTATGACAGGAAAAGATAAGACTAGTCAAGTGAAGATATCAAAGCGGGATAAGGGAAAAACAGCATATGCGATTGTCGGAAGCTACGTAGATAATAAGGATAAGGCAGCTTTAGTACTTAATTCTGACCATACTGGTAGATATGTTTATGTTGATCCTAAGAACCCGGATACTGATGATCAATTAACTTGGAAAAAGATAGACGCGACTACTTATCGAATTAAGTTAAATGATAGCGATGTAACTAGTGACTTGACGGCTAAAGTTGAAAATAATGAATTAAATTTGTCAGGTGATGACAATTGGAATACTGAAAATTTTAAAAAGTCTAGCAAAAAGATTAATTTAGATGATTTTCTTGCTCAGAGAGGTCAAAGTAAGGGGCAAGAAAGTGAAAGCAATTCTACTTCGAAAGAAAGTAATGACTCTACATCATCTTCAATTCCAGGGGATGATGGCTTGTTTAATATGCCAAGTGAATTACTTGGTACTTGGTATGTAGCAGATTATATAGATGGAAGTGTGAACGAAGTAACAATTAAAAAGAATGTTATTAGTGGTGAAGATAGCGGGGAACACTTTACTCAAAAACTCCATAAGATGAAAAAAGATTTTGATTTTACGTCATATGTTCAGGGTCATTCTTCTTATCATGATGTAACTAAAGACTGGGCAAGAGTAGTTGTCCTATCGGAAAATGGTGAGCGTAAAATCAATGTCCGAGCTTGGTTACAAGGTGCTGGTGACGGTGAATACTACAATTTAGCAACTGAACATGGTCAAACAGTTCTGGTTGAAGGTGGTGGAGCTGAAGCCTGGGTTGATGGTATTGGCTGGAGAAGTAGAGCTGATGCTGAAAAATATGCAAAAGAGAAGTTTAATGACCTTCATTATCGGGAAGACATGACTAGTGGTGATAATGAAGATGAATGA
- a CDS encoding SEC10/PgrA surface exclusion domain-containing protein, which translates to MKRRTAMLLSALFAAGAIATYSNTAKADTITQPKGQIPEANIETKSTNEGLQQKQVQLGARKSPDLNQKTNKNISTTPVQNNQQLHITHQVEHNNNNWYQMQNKSWLPSSYTTDVKQKQSVQAKQNVQNAQPVQNSNTQTQAQSQNNWHKESADFVTGGVINLRTAPNTNSAIIEAMPTGSTIKYDAYQKIDQYTWLRQPRENGSYGYIVGRNNGVAWGTFKESATKPVESKPAAKPVQSQNNWHRESADFVTGGVINLRTAPNTNSAIIETMPTGSTIKYDAYQKIGQYTWLRQPREDGSYGYIVGRNNGVAWGTFKESTAKPVQSQSNWHKESADFVTGGVINLRTAPNTNSAIIEAMPTGSTIKYDAYQKIGQYTWLRQPREDGSYGYIVGRNNGVAWGTFKESAAKPVENKPATKPVDNKPATKPVDNKPATKPVDNKPATKPVDNKPATKPVESKPATKPVESKPATKPVESEPATKPVESKPATKPADNKPATKPVDNKPATKPVDSKPATKPADNKPATKPADNKPATKPADNKSATKPADNKPATKPADNKPATKPAESKPATKPADNKPATKPADNKDNIGIITLPAGYTREMVEESSGGKDGLDDTKGKITSLAKKVSEEGMRINNYSNNDARIVDLTNITSEQTKELTDFTLNTINHIRKQMGLNPFVYSNRVQKIADDIAKNYVRDNRDATGNHDVIAITDAMRKDHGLDSITKTVGNDVENMGGWYIYTVDTNHETMGSIKEHIYYNIEQMIFGGYYNGAAREMYHARGLTNPVTTRLGAMYGFSISKIPNSNVATSHFITFSGFDGYDEFLPDFHD; encoded by the coding sequence ATGAAAAGAAGAACAGCGATGTTATTGTCTGCATTATTTGCAGCAGGTGCAATAGCAACATATAGTAATACAGCGAAAGCTGATACAATAACTCAACCTAAAGGACAAATTCCAGAAGCTAATATTGAAACTAAATCGACTAACGAAGGCTTGCAACAAAAACAAGTCCAACTTGGAGCTCGGAAATCACCTGATCTAAATCAAAAAACTAATAAAAATATTTCTACGACTCCGGTTCAAAATAATCAACAATTGCATATTACTCATCAAGTAGAACACAATAATAATAACTGGTACCAAATGCAGAATAAATCTTGGTTACCATCTAGCTATACTACAGATGTTAAGCAAAAACAATCAGTACAAGCAAAGCAAAACGTACAAAATGCACAACCTGTTCAAAATTCTAATACACAAACTCAAGCACAATCACAAAACAATTGGCATAAAGAAAGTGCTGACTTTGTTACTGGCGGAGTAATTAACTTGAGAACTGCTCCTAATACTAACAGTGCTATTATTGAAGCTATGCCTACTGGTTCTACTATCAAATACGATGCATACCAAAAGATTGACCAATATACTTGGTTAAGACAACCTCGTGAAAACGGCAGCTACGGCTATATTGTTGGTCGCAACAACGGTGTGGCGTGGGGTACCTTTAAAGAAAGTGCTACCAAGCCTGTAGAAAGCAAGCCTGCTGCTAAGCCTGTACAATCACAAAACAATTGGCATAGAGAAAGTGCTGACTTTGTTACTGGCGGAGTAATTAACTTGAGAACTGCTCCTAACACTAACAGTGCTATTATTGAAACTATGCCTACTGGCTCTACTATTAAATACGATGCTTACCAAAAGATTGGTCAATATACTTGGTTAAGACAACCTCGTGAAGACGGCAGCTACGGCTATATCGTTGGCCGCAACAATGGCGTAGCATGGGGTACTTTCAAGGAGAGTACTGCTAAGCCTGTACAATCACAAAGCAATTGGCACAAGGAAAGCGCTGACTTTGTTACTGGTGGCGTAATTAACTTGAGAACTGCTCCTAATACTAACAGTGCTATTATTGAAGCTATGCCTACTGGTTCTACTATCAAGTACGATGCATATCAAAAGATTGGCCAATATACTTGGTTAAGACAACCTCGCGAAGACGGCAGCTACGGCTATATTGTTGGCCGCAACAATGGCGTAGCATGGGGTACTTTCAAGGAAAGCGCTGCTAAGCCTGTAGAAAACAAGCCTGCTACTAAGCCTGTAGATAACAAACCTGCTACTAAACCTGTAGATAACAAACCTGCTACTAAGCCTGTAGATAACAAACCTGCTACTAAGCCTGTTGACAACAAACCTGCTACTAAGCCTGTAGAAAGCAAACCTGCTACTAAGCCTGTAGAAAGCAAACCTGCTACTAAGCCTGTAGAAAGCGAGCCTGCTACTAAGCCTGTAGAAAGCAAACCTGCTACTAAGCCTGCTGACAACAAACCTGCTACTAAGCCTGTTGACAACAAACCTGCTACTAAGCCTGTAGATAGCAAACCTGCTACTAAGCCTGCTGACAACAAACCTGCTACTAAGCCTGCTGACAACAAACCTGCTACTAAGCCTGCTGACAACAAATCTGCTACTAAGCCTGCTGACAACAAACCTGCTACTAAGCCTGCTGACAACAAACCTGCTACTAAGCCTGCTGAAAGCAAGCCTGCTACTAAGCCTGCTGACAACAAACCTGCTACTAAGCCTGCTGACAACAAAGATAATATCGGCATTATTACTTTACCTGCTGGATATACCCGTGAAATGGTAGAAGAATCTAGTGGTGGTAAAGATGGTCTTGACGATACTAAAGGAAAAATTACATCTTTAGCTAAAAAAGTATCCGAAGAGGGTATGAGAATAAATAATTACAGTAATAATGATGCACGAATTGTAGATTTAACAAACATTACCTCTGAACAAACCAAAGAGTTGACAGATTTCACTTTAAATACAATTAATCATATTAGAAAACAAATGGGGCTTAACCCCTTTGTATATAGTAATAGAGTCCAAAAAATTGCAGATGATATTGCTAAAAATTATGTAAGAGATAACAGAGATGCAACAGGTAATCATGATGTGATTGCAATCACAGACGCTATGAGAAAAGACCACGGGTTGGATTCGATTACTAAAACTGTAGGCAATGACGTTGAAAATATGGGTGGATGGTATATTTATACTGTTGATACAAATCACGAAACGATGGGGAGTATTAAAGAACATATTTATTATAATATCGAACAAATGATTTTTGGTGGATATTATAATGGTGCTGCTAGAGAAATGTATCATGCTAGAGGCTTAACCAATCCGGTTACCACACGCTTAGGCGCTATGTATGGGTTCTCAATTAGTAAAATCCCTAATAGTAATGTAGCAACATCACATTTCATTACTTTTTCTGGCTTTGATGGTTATGATGAATTTTTACCTGATTTTCATGATTAG
- a CDS encoding helix-turn-helix domain-containing protein, which translates to MLTTKQVQNQLGVTRQTLYLWRKQGIIAVIKKKMVEFFGMKMKY; encoded by the coding sequence ATGTTAACAACAAAGCAGGTACAAAATCAGTTAGGCGTTACAAGACAAACACTTTATTTGTGGCGTAAGCAGGGAATTATAGCAGTAATTAAGAAAAAAATGGTAGAATTCTTTGGGATGAAAATGAAATATTAA
- a CDS encoding TRM11 family methyltransferase gives MMNRDDQIINYLNKTISSKENYLDFVGEDMEYSTHRYHDYPATMIPKLLNLFINAVSKFTDIQNVYDPLMGSGTTLVEGIRHHLEAFGVDLNPLAVLMTKVKTNF, from the coding sequence ATGATGAACAGAGATGATCAGATCATAAATTACTTAAACAAAACAATAAGTAGCAAAGAAAATTATTTAGATTTTGTTGGGGAGGATATGGAGTACAGTACTCACAGATATCATGATTATCCAGCAACTATGATTCCTAAATTACTGAATTTATTTATAAATGCAGTTAGTAAATTCACTGATATCCAGAATGTATACGATCCTTTGATGGGTTCTGGTACAACACTAGTAGAAGGTATACGCCATCATCTGGAAGCTTTTGGTGTTGATTTAAATCCATTAGCTGTATTAATGACTAAGGTCAAAACAAATTTTTAA
- a CDS encoding nucleoside 2-deoxyribosyltransferase yields MTKQKTVYFGAGWFTETQNKAYKDAMSALNANPTIDLENSYVPLQNQYKDIRVDEHPEYLHDKEWAQATYNGDLVGIKTSDIMLGVYVPKEEDVGLGMELGYAMSQGKYVLLVIPDELYGESINLMSWGVADNVIKMSELATFDFNRPRYNFYDGAVY; encoded by the coding sequence ATGACAAAACAAAAGACAGTTTACTTTGGTGCTGGTTGGTTCACTGAAACTCAAAATAAGGCATACAAAGACGCTATGAGTGCTTTAAATGCTAACCCAACTATTGATTTAGAAAATAGTTATGTTCCACTTCAAAATCAATACAAAGACATTCGTGTTGATGAACATCCTGAATATTTACACGACAAAGAATGGGCTCAAGCAACTTATAACGGTGACTTAGTTGGTATTAAAACTAGCGACATTATGCTTGGCGTTTATGTTCCTAAAGAAGAAGATGTTGGCTTAGGAATGGAACTAGGTTACGCTATGTCTCAAGGTAAATACGTTTTACTTGTAATTCCTGATGAATTATACGGTGAATCAATCAACTTGATGAGCTGGGGCGTTGCTGACAATGTAATCAAGATGAGTGAGTTAGCTACATTTGATTTTAACCGTCCAAGATACAACTTCTATGATGGTGCTGTATATTAA